From Proteiniborus sp. MB09-C3, the proteins below share one genomic window:
- a CDS encoding xanthine dehydrogenase family protein subunit M, translated as MLSKFDYVKPQTLEEALDYLKSNPGTKVFAGGTDLMIVLRRNIELVNHILDIKGIAELNRIEYKPGEGLFIGAAVTVNEVCQSEIVREKYEALGQAADSVASYQLRNRATLVGNICNASPGADLSSPLLVYNAKVHIAGPEGERIVDIDKFFTGVKKTVVQKDEIVTGVSLPDVQEGDMSTYNKQARIKGHDLGIAGVSVRITSDKKVFIAMSAVAPTPIRLTKLEEALVTKDLTPETATWLSKEVANHINPISDVRSSAEYRLHISGILAKKGLLKLIEKGVN; from the coding sequence TCCTGGTACTAAGGTTTTTGCTGGAGGAACTGACTTAATGATAGTCCTACGCCGCAATATTGAGTTAGTCAATCATATTCTAGATATCAAAGGTATTGCTGAACTAAATCGTATTGAATACAAACCAGGTGAAGGACTATTTATTGGAGCTGCAGTTACTGTAAATGAAGTTTGCCAATCAGAAATTGTCCGTGAAAAATACGAAGCTTTAGGACAAGCAGCAGATAGTGTAGCTTCATATCAATTGAGAAATCGTGCAACCTTAGTAGGAAATATCTGCAATGCATCTCCAGGTGCTGATTTATCTTCTCCTCTTTTAGTATATAATGCTAAGGTTCATATTGCTGGCCCAGAAGGTGAGCGTATAGTAGATATTGATAAGTTCTTCACAGGTGTAAAGAAAACGGTTGTTCAAAAAGATGAAATTGTAACAGGTGTGTCACTTCCAGATGTTCAAGAAGGAGATATGAGCACATATAATAAGCAAGCCCGTATCAAGGGACATGATTTAGGTATAGCTGGCGTATCAGTGCGTATAACATCTGATAAAAAGGTTTTTATAGCTATGTCAGCAGTGGCTCCTACCCCAATAAGACTTACTAAGCTTGAAGAAGCTCTTGTTACAAAAGACTTAACACCTGAAACTGCTACTTGGCTTAGTAAGGAAGTAGCTAATCACATAAACCCAATTTCAGATGTCCGTTCTTCAGCAGAATACCGTCTACATATATCTGGTATTCTTGCTAAAAAAGGATTGTTAAAGCTTATTGAAAAGGGGGTTAATTAG
- a CDS encoding (2Fe-2S)-binding protein produces the protein MCDKHNGNCFEYTISGMPPVPLNCVVNGEDVHKMVDPTMTLLQFLHNELKLFGTKEGCGEGECGACTIIMNGKTVNSCIVLAIEAEDANILTVEGLAEGNELSILQQEFIKYDALQCGFCTPGMLMSARELLDRNSDPSEKEIKEALAGNFCRCTGYVPIINAVKAAAKREREELK, from the coding sequence ATGTGCGACAAACATAATGGAAATTGCTTTGAGTATACTATATCAGGTATGCCACCTGTGCCTCTAAACTGTGTAGTAAACGGTGAAGATGTTCACAAAATGGTAGACCCTACAATGACTTTGCTTCAATTTCTACACAATGAACTAAAGCTTTTTGGTACTAAGGAAGGCTGTGGTGAAGGTGAATGTGGAGCTTGTACTATTATAATGAATGGAAAAACTGTAAACTCTTGTATTGTATTAGCAATTGAAGCAGAAGATGCAAACATACTTACAGTTGAAGGTTTAGCTGAAGGTAATGAGCTTTCTATTCTTCAGCAAGAATTTATCAAGTACGATGCTCTTCAATGTGGTTTCTGTACACCAGGAATGCTAATGTCAGCACGTGAACTACTTGATAGAAATTCCGATCCAAGCGAAAAAGAAATTAAAGAAGCTCTTGCTGGTAACTTCTGTCGTTGCACAGGATATGTTCCAATTATCAATGCAGTTAAAGCTGCGGCAAAAAGGGAAAGAGAGGAGTTGAAATAA
- a CDS encoding xanthine dehydrogenase family protein molybdopterin-binding subunit, with product MSDKQYKHIGKPYDRKEAQEKVTGQAVYVHDMELPGMLYAKCLHSPYAHAEIVSIDTSEAKALPGVKAVITGDDAPYLVGLYMVDKNVIARRRVRYQGEIVAAVAAENEVIAERAISLIKVEYKELPVVHTIDESLEGKILLHENLHTYEHMEGVFFPKAHTNIASWNRTKKGDVNKGFEEADFIFEDEFSVPAVAHVPMETHVTIAQADPYSNKVKIWSSAQSPFAVRQLLAKSLGISKSDVHVVVPYIGGGFGGKAGIHLEPLVTVLSRAAKGRPVKLKATREEEFNLLPTRAGMRSRFKTGVKKDGTITSMIVYHDWDSGAYADYAVNVGKTAVYSGAGPYVIPNIELHSRTLYTNKVFSTAYRGFGHLETHWAVERHMDIIAQKLGIDPYDFRMKNLLHPGTTTISGELIYDTTGSPKACLDAVAKEIGWTGRKSEEERLAELKTGKIRGKGFAMLQKAPAMPSNTSTSAIMQMNEDGHVKVMIGAVDMGQGANTIMAQVAAEELRIPIEDVEVVWNVDTDKHPYDWNTVASKYTFMGGNAVRKAARNMVNQMKEVAAQVLRCHPDELTHGDGYIYHIHQTHRRIPYTKLAMGYAYENGNGIGGPVISHGIYMASGLTNPHPETGQGRPGLVWTFGAHGVEVEVDVETGEVHVIKIASAFDIGQCINKKLVDGQVFGGVIQGIGSALVEGYKFSPNGKLLNPSFTDNKIPTAKDIPDEIIPIYIENPESAQVDGPYGARGIGEHPMISVPSAIGNALYDALGINFHRLPLSPENVALAISNSKKDE from the coding sequence ATGAGCGATAAACAATATAAGCATATTGGTAAACCTTATGATAGAAAAGAAGCACAAGAAAAGGTAACAGGTCAGGCAGTCTATGTACATGACATGGAGCTTCCGGGAATGCTTTATGCAAAGTGCTTGCATTCTCCATATGCTCATGCTGAGATCGTATCTATTGATACTTCTGAAGCAAAGGCACTTCCTGGAGTTAAAGCAGTTATTACAGGAGATGATGCTCCTTATTTAGTTGGCTTGTACATGGTAGACAAGAATGTAATAGCAAGAAGAAGAGTAAGATATCAAGGTGAAATCGTTGCAGCTGTTGCTGCTGAAAACGAAGTAATCGCAGAACGTGCAATATCACTAATCAAGGTTGAATATAAAGAATTGCCTGTTGTCCATACTATAGATGAATCCTTAGAAGGGAAAATATTACTTCACGAAAATCTTCATACTTATGAGCATATGGAAGGCGTTTTCTTCCCTAAAGCTCATACAAATATAGCAAGCTGGAATAGAACTAAGAAAGGTGACGTAAATAAAGGATTTGAGGAAGCAGATTTTATATTTGAGGATGAATTTTCTGTACCAGCAGTAGCACACGTCCCTATGGAGACTCACGTAACTATTGCTCAAGCAGATCCATATTCAAATAAGGTTAAAATATGGTCTTCAGCACAATCTCCCTTTGCAGTACGTCAGCTTTTAGCTAAATCTCTAGGTATATCTAAAAGCGATGTCCATGTTGTTGTACCATATATCGGCGGTGGCTTTGGAGGTAAGGCTGGTATTCACCTTGAACCACTAGTAACAGTTCTGTCAAGAGCAGCTAAAGGCCGTCCTGTTAAACTAAAAGCTACTCGTGAAGAAGAATTCAACCTACTGCCTACTCGTGCAGGTATGAGAAGTAGATTCAAAACTGGAGTTAAGAAAGATGGTACTATTACATCTATGATAGTTTATCATGACTGGGATAGTGGTGCATATGCAGACTATGCTGTAAACGTTGGTAAAACAGCTGTTTATTCTGGAGCAGGACCATATGTAATACCTAATATAGAGTTGCATTCTCGTACATTATATACAAACAAGGTATTCAGTACTGCATACCGTGGATTTGGTCACCTAGAAACTCACTGGGCAGTTGAAAGACATATGGATATCATAGCACAAAAATTAGGAATAGATCCATACGACTTCAGAATGAAAAATCTACTTCATCCAGGAACAACTACTATAAGTGGTGAATTGATATATGATACTACTGGAAGTCCAAAGGCCTGCTTAGACGCAGTTGCAAAAGAAATAGGTTGGACAGGACGTAAATCAGAAGAAGAGCGTCTAGCTGAATTAAAAACTGGTAAGATTCGCGGCAAAGGATTTGCAATGCTGCAAAAAGCTCCTGCTATGCCAAGCAATACCTCTACTTCTGCAATCATGCAAATGAATGAGGATGGACATGTAAAGGTTATGATTGGCGCTGTAGATATGGGGCAAGGTGCTAATACTATAATGGCACAGGTAGCGGCTGAAGAGCTACGTATACCTATAGAAGACGTTGAAGTAGTATGGAATGTCGATACTGACAAGCATCCATATGATTGGAATACAGTTGCTTCTAAATACACATTCATGGGTGGTAATGCTGTTAGAAAAGCTGCAAGAAATATGGTTAACCAAATGAAAGAAGTAGCCGCTCAAGTCTTAAGATGTCATCCAGACGAGTTAACTCATGGTGATGGGTATATTTATCACATACATCAAACCCATAGACGTATTCCATACACTAAGCTAGCAATGGGTTATGCTTATGAAAATGGAAACGGTATAGGCGGACCAGTAATCTCTCATGGAATATATATGGCAAGCGGTTTAACAAATCCACATCCTGAAACAGGGCAAGGCAGACCAGGTCTAGTATGGACCTTTGGCGCTCATGGTGTAGAGGTAGAAGTAGACGTAGAAACCGGAGAAGTTCATGTAATAAAAATTGCCTCTGCCTTTGACATAGGACAATGTATAAATAAAAAATTAGTTGATGGTCAAGTATTTGGAGGTGTTATCCAAGGAATAGGATCTGCACTGGTTGAAGGATACAAATTCAGTCCAAATGGTAAGCTACTTAATCCTTCATTTACTGATAATAAGATACCTACAGCTAAGGATATTCCTGATGAGATCATACCAATATATATAGAAAATCCTGAATCAGCTCAAGTAGATGGTCCTTATGGTGCTCGTGGCATAGGAGAACATCCAATGATATCAGTGCCTTCTGCAATAGGAAATGCTCTTTATGATGCACTAGGAATTAACTTCCATAGGTTACCACTATCTCCTGAAAACGTAGCTTTAGCTATTTCAAATAGTAAAAAAGATGAATAA
- a CDS encoding nucleotidyltransferase family protein produces the protein MNKIVVENKDLKKDLAVIILAAGYSSRMKLFKPLLPLGHSTVIEYSIDGFKEAGFENIIVVVGFQAKKLIPILEHKGVRWIYNERYEEGMYSSIVAGVKSLSSHVKGFFLLPADIPLVKNETVDSLVEGYKQSKKSIIYPSFSKRRGHPPLISSCLFSEIVKYDGSGGLKALLKKYEDQAYYVEVEDEGVVIDIDTYEDYLKLRAKFECQLQAYDTL, from the coding sequence ATGAATAAAATTGTAGTAGAAAACAAGGACTTAAAAAAAGATTTAGCAGTTATCATATTAGCAGCAGGCTATTCGTCAAGAATGAAACTATTTAAGCCATTATTGCCCTTAGGCCATTCTACAGTCATAGAATATTCCATAGATGGATTTAAAGAAGCTGGTTTTGAAAATATTATTGTAGTAGTAGGTTTTCAAGCTAAAAAATTGATACCTATATTGGAGCATAAAGGTGTAAGGTGGATATATAATGAAAGATATGAAGAAGGCATGTACTCATCAATTGTTGCTGGAGTAAAATCTCTTTCTTCTCATGTAAAAGGCTTCTTTTTATTACCTGCTGATATTCCTCTTGTAAAAAACGAAACAGTTGATAGCCTTGTTGAGGGCTACAAGCAAAGTAAAAAGAGTATTATATATCCTTCCTTTTCAAAAAGACGTGGTCATCCTCCTCTAATCTCATCCTGCTTGTTTTCAGAAATCGTTAAATATGATGGATCAGGAGGACTTAAAGCCTTGCTTAAAAAGTACGAGGATCAGGCTTATTATGTTGAAGTAGAAGATGAAGGTGTCGTTATAGATATTGATACTTACGAGGATTATTTAAAGCTGCGTGCTAAGTTTGAATGCCAATTGCAAGCATACGATACTTTATAA
- a CDS encoding ABC transporter permease — protein sequence MFRKIFIKEVKEQLKSLSILILIVSIFLFYYTQFICDMKVDGIKPAPPRVNYSNENTSGEEQSYNSATLEELIEYTYKSMKADYELESILRIKGINMSYEKINEEQRQILAMAIEEMEKTNFQFNQEYDAFIEKVDKALGGNTIYSEENNFSSFMRTRTSNEDMELYNTILKEDKVTGAYGRIFADYIGISIGFFTVFVTAFTLTKDKRYNSNELIYTTSVSSYKYILGKYLANILVTSLIVFIVAGHATWQFHDFSMLTGDNISYTAFFKYSILWIIPTIMFITSLSYVLQLIFDNGIVPIIVQFFYWLHSMTPLTPQGVQPTKYFIRFNRVIPYSQFQPFIKYIYLNRILFTVFSLVLLFVAIKLWDRKRGDINNGFSFRKKGILQ from the coding sequence ATGTTTAGAAAGATATTTATAAAAGAAGTTAAAGAACAGCTTAAAAGCTTGAGTATATTGATTTTAATAGTATCTATATTTCTATTTTATTATACTCAATTTATATGTGATATGAAAGTTGACGGTATAAAGCCTGCACCTCCTAGAGTCAATTATAGTAATGAGAATACTTCTGGAGAAGAACAGAGCTATAATAGCGCCACCCTAGAAGAACTTATAGAGTATACTTATAAAAGCATGAAGGCCGATTATGAGCTGGAAAGCATTTTAAGGATTAAAGGAATAAATATGTCCTATGAAAAGATAAATGAAGAACAAAGACAAATTTTAGCCATGGCAATAGAAGAAATGGAAAAGACAAATTTTCAATTTAACCAAGAATATGATGCTTTTATAGAAAAAGTCGACAAAGCCTTAGGAGGAAATACTATATATAGTGAAGAAAATAATTTTTCGTCTTTCATGCGTACTAGGACTAGCAATGAAGATATGGAGCTTTACAACACTATTCTTAAAGAAGATAAAGTAACTGGTGCCTATGGAAGAATTTTTGCTGACTATATAGGAATTAGTATAGGATTTTTTACTGTATTTGTAACTGCTTTTACTCTTACAAAGGACAAGAGATATAATTCAAATGAGCTTATATATACTACCAGTGTTTCATCCTATAAATATATACTAGGTAAATATTTAGCCAATATACTGGTGACATCATTAATAGTATTTATAGTAGCAGGCCACGCAACATGGCAGTTTCATGACTTTTCAATGTTGACAGGAGATAACATTTCCTATACTGCTTTCTTTAAATATTCTATATTATGGATTATTCCTACTATTATGTTTATAACTTCTCTGAGCTATGTGCTTCAGCTTATATTTGATAATGGAATAGTGCCTATTATTGTTCAGTTTTTCTATTGGTTGCATAGTATGACTCCTTTAACACCACAAGGGGTTCAGCCTACAAAATATTTTATAAGGTTCAATAGAGTAATTCCTTACTCTCAATTTCAGCCCTTTATTAAGTATATATATTTAAACAGAATTTTGTTTACTGTATTTTCCTTAGTATTATTATTTGTAGCTATAAAGCTATGGGACAGAAAGAGAGGGGATATAAATAATGGATTTAGCTTTAGAAAAAAAGGTATTTTACAATAA
- a CDS encoding ABC transporter ATP-binding protein: protein MKIEIRELTKDYSSCRALDNISITFDEGIHGLLGPNGAGKTTFIRILSTLLPKTSGEVYYNNIKVENKKEIRRIVGYLPQEFSFYPNFTVYETLDYFASLSNINLSKKVALNRLEIVNLQDLWKVKTKALSGGMKRRLGIAVAIVGDPEVLIVDEPTAGLDPEERIRVRNMLSQFGKTKTVLLSTHIVEDIALSCKSLSILNKGRLVYNGTVKDVIKNAEGYVWDLTVDFEKYEQYMDKYNVISSIVDGNKVSLRLLSKEKPSINAFAASPTLEDAYMRLIKEV from the coding sequence TTGAAAATTGAGATTAGAGAATTGACAAAGGACTATAGCTCTTGTAGAGCCTTAGATAATATAAGTATTACCTTTGATGAAGGAATTCATGGTCTTTTAGGACCTAATGGAGCAGGAAAGACGACCTTTATTAGAATCTTATCTACATTATTACCTAAGACATCTGGAGAAGTCTATTATAATAATATAAAAGTAGAGAATAAAAAAGAAATACGAAGGATAGTAGGATATCTTCCACAGGAATTTTCCTTTTACCCTAATTTCACAGTTTATGAAACCTTAGATTATTTTGCTTCTCTTTCTAATATAAATCTAAGTAAAAAGGTTGCACTAAATAGACTAGAAATAGTAAATCTTCAAGATTTGTGGAAGGTAAAGACGAAGGCTCTTTCAGGGGGAATGAAAAGGAGGCTTGGTATTGCTGTAGCAATAGTGGGAGATCCAGAAGTATTAATTGTAGATGAGCCTACAGCAGGTCTTGATCCTGAGGAAAGAATAAGAGTGAGGAACATGCTTTCTCAATTTGGAAAGACAAAAACTGTGCTATTATCTACTCATATCGTTGAAGATATTGCTTTAAGCTGCAAAAGTCTATCCATTCTTAATAAAGGAAGGCTTGTTTATAATGGTACAGTAAAAGATGTAATTAAAAATGCAGAAGGATATGTGTGGGATTTGACTGTGGATTTCGAGAAATATGAACAATATATGGACAAGTATAATGTTATCTCATCCATAGTAGATGGCAATAAAGTTTCCTTAAGACTATTATCAAAGGAAAAACCTTCAATAAATGCATTTGCTGCTTCTCCAACCTTAGAGGACGCATATATGAGACTAATAAAGGAGGTATAG
- a CDS encoding RNA polymerase sigma factor — protein MDEQLQLLKDGNEEIFEEFILMHRKEAVNFALNILKDYYLAEDIVQDSFATFYVYRERLKSYSTLKSYLFSIIHNKSVDYIRKNNKSIYSNYDVASTISPEEIVINKEKKEKFMKSFSKLNEEQKNVLYLYAFQQMSYKEIAEVLGISLAKVKVTIFRARKELKASYAEK, from the coding sequence GTGGATGAACAGTTACAGCTATTAAAAGATGGAAATGAAGAGATATTTGAAGAATTCATCCTTATGCATAGAAAAGAAGCTGTTAATTTTGCATTGAATATACTTAAGGATTATTATTTAGCAGAGGATATTGTACAAGATAGCTTTGCTACATTTTACGTATATAGAGAAAGGCTAAAAAGCTACAGCACATTGAAATCTTATTTATTTTCTATAATACATAATAAGTCTGTAGACTATATCAGAAAAAACAATAAAAGCATTTATAGCAATTATGATGTTGCTTCCACTATTTCTCCTGAGGAAATTGTTATAAATAAAGAAAAGAAAGAGAAATTTATGAAAAGCTTTAGTAAATTAAATGAAGAACAAAAAAATGTACTCTATTTATATGCATTTCAGCAAATGTCCTATAAGGAGATTGCAGAGGTATTGGGAATAAGCCTAGCCAAGGTGAAAGTCACTATTTTTAGAGCAAGAAAGGAATTAAAGGCTTCATATGCTGAAAAGTAA